The following proteins are encoded in a genomic region of Anguilla anguilla isolate fAngAng1 chromosome 15, fAngAng1.pri, whole genome shotgun sequence:
- the LOC118214571 gene encoding solute carrier family 40 member 1-like isoform X1, which translates to MENSRSKKCGGSFCDFFTSAKFLIYLGHGFSTWGDRMWNFAVAVFLVELYGNSLLLTAVYGLVVAGSVLLLGAIIGDWVDKNPRLKVAQTSLIVQNCSVILCGILFMVVFRFKTPLKELFDGWLLTSCYIMVITIANIANLASTATSIAIQRDWIVVVAGEDRSKLADMNATVRIIDQLTNILAPMLVGQIMAFGSHFIGCGFISGWNLCSMCLEYCLLWKVYQKTPALAVKAGQKAEAQELVQLNGQKDPEDGEKPGEGSQLMTEVEQATAGSREEAGGRCHQLTEPFRTVRDGWVAYYRQPIFLAGMGLAFLYMTVLGFDCITTGYAYTQGVNGSVLSLLMGASAVSGICGTVAFTWFRKRCGLIRTGFLSGAAQLSCLLLCILSVFAPGSPFDLSVSPFHEVVSQLMGGDGSLAEGHSTLPGALSTNATNATTAPTAPTSTAANYWSVGLLFSGVIAARVGLWSFDLSVTQLIQENVIESERGIINGVQNSMNYLLDLLHFIMVILAPNPEAFGLLVILSVSFVAMGHMMYFRFAYKSLGSRLFLCCSPDPKNRKEDAPLPPAV; encoded by the exons ATGGAAAACTCAAGATCCAAGAAATGTGGTG GttctttttgtgatttttttactTCGGCGAAGTTTCTTATTTACCTTGGGCATGGTTTTTCAACGTGG GGAGACCGTATGTGGAATTTTGCAGTCGCTGTGTTTCTGGTGGAGTTGTACGGTAACAGCCTACTGCTGACTGCCGTATACGGACTAGTAGTGGCGGGCTCTGTCCTGCTGCTAGGAGCCATTATTGGTGACTGGGTGGACAAAAACCCCAGGCTTAAAG TTGCACAAACCTCATTGATCGTCCAGAACTGTTCTGTGATTCTCTGTGGAATTCTGTTTATGGTGGTTTTCCGATTTAAGACACCGCTCAAAGAACTCTTCGATGGGTGGTTGCTT ACTTCCTGTTACATCATGGTCATCACCATCGCCAACATCGCAAACCTGGCGAGCACGGCCACCTCCATCGCCATTCAGAGAGACTGGATCGTAGTGGTGGCAGGGGAGGACCGGAGCAAGCTGGCAG ACATGAACGCCACGGTGAGGATCATCGACCAGCTGACCAACATCCTGGCGCCCATGCTGGTGGGCCAGATCATGGCCTTCGGCTCCCACTTCATCGGCTGTGGCTTCATCTCGGGCTGGAACCTCTGCTCCATGTGCCTGGAGTACTGCCTGCTCTGGAAGGTGTACCAGAAGACCCCCGCCCTGGCCGTCAAGGCCGGCCAGAAGGCCGAGGCCCAGGAGCTGGTCCAGCTCAACGGCCAGAAAG ACCCAGAGGACGGCGAGAAGCCGGGCGAAGGCTCCCAGCTGATGACCGAGGTGGAGCAGGCGACGGCGGGTTCGCGGGAAGAGGCCGGGGGGCGCTGCCACCAGCTGACCGAGCCCTTCCGCACCGTCCGGGACGGCTGGGTGGCCTACTACCGGCAGCCCATCTTCTTGGCGGGCATGGGCCTGGCCTTCCTGTACATGACCGTGCTTGGATTCGACTGCATCACCACGGGCTACGCCTACACGCAGGGCGTGAACGGCTCGGTGCTCAGCCTGCTGATGGGCGCCTCGGCCGTGTCGGGGATCTGCGGCACGGTGGCCTTCACGTGGTTCAGGAAGAGGTGCGGCCTGATCCGGACGGGCTTCCTCTCGGGCGCGGCCCAGCTCTCCTGCCTCCTGCTCTGCATCCTGTCCGTCTTCGCGCCCGGGAGCCCCTTCGACCTCAGCGTCTCGCCCTTCCACGAAGTCGTCAGCCAACTGATGGGGGGGGACGGTTCCCTGGCCGAGGGGCACTCGACCCTGCCGGGCGCCCTCTCCACCAACGCCACCAACGCCACCaccgcccccaccgcccccacctccaccgCCGCTAACTACTGGTCCGTGGGCCTCCTTTTCTCCGGGGTCATTGCTGCTAGAGTCG GTCTTTGGTCCTTCGACTTAAGCGTGACTCAGCTAATCCAGGAAAACGTGATCGAGTCTGAGAGAGGCATCATTAACGGCGTCCAGAACTCCATGAACTACCTCCTGGACCTGCTGCACTTCATCATGGTCATCCTGGCGCCCAACCCGGAGGCTTTCGGCCTGCTCGTCATTCTCTCCGTCTCATTTGTCGCCATGGGTCACATGATGTACTTCAGGTTCGCCTACAAGAGCTTGGGAAGCCGGCTCTTCCTGTGCTGCTCGCCTGACCCCAAAAATAGGAAGGAGGACGCCCCGCTTCCCCCGGCGGTGTAA
- the LOC118214571 gene encoding solute carrier family 40 member 1-like isoform X2, whose translation MENSRSKKCGGSFCDFFTSAKFLIYLGHGFSTWTSCYIMVITIANIANLASTATSIAIQRDWIVVVAGEDRSKLADMNATVRIIDQLTNILAPMLVGQIMAFGSHFIGCGFISGWNLCSMCLEYCLLWKVYQKTPALAVKAGQKAEAQELVQLNGQKDPEDGEKPGEGSQLMTEVEQATAGSREEAGGRCHQLTEPFRTVRDGWVAYYRQPIFLAGMGLAFLYMTVLGFDCITTGYAYTQGVNGSVLSLLMGASAVSGICGTVAFTWFRKRCGLIRTGFLSGAAQLSCLLLCILSVFAPGSPFDLSVSPFHEVVSQLMGGDGSLAEGHSTLPGALSTNATNATTAPTAPTSTAANYWSVGLLFSGVIAARVGLWSFDLSVTQLIQENVIESERGIINGVQNSMNYLLDLLHFIMVILAPNPEAFGLLVILSVSFVAMGHMMYFRFAYKSLGSRLFLCCSPDPKNRKEDAPLPPAV comes from the exons ATGGAAAACTCAAGATCCAAGAAATGTGGTG GttctttttgtgatttttttactTCGGCGAAGTTTCTTATTTACCTTGGGCATGGTTTTTCAACGTGG ACTTCCTGTTACATCATGGTCATCACCATCGCCAACATCGCAAACCTGGCGAGCACGGCCACCTCCATCGCCATTCAGAGAGACTGGATCGTAGTGGTGGCAGGGGAGGACCGGAGCAAGCTGGCAG ACATGAACGCCACGGTGAGGATCATCGACCAGCTGACCAACATCCTGGCGCCCATGCTGGTGGGCCAGATCATGGCCTTCGGCTCCCACTTCATCGGCTGTGGCTTCATCTCGGGCTGGAACCTCTGCTCCATGTGCCTGGAGTACTGCCTGCTCTGGAAGGTGTACCAGAAGACCCCCGCCCTGGCCGTCAAGGCCGGCCAGAAGGCCGAGGCCCAGGAGCTGGTCCAGCTCAACGGCCAGAAAG ACCCAGAGGACGGCGAGAAGCCGGGCGAAGGCTCCCAGCTGATGACCGAGGTGGAGCAGGCGACGGCGGGTTCGCGGGAAGAGGCCGGGGGGCGCTGCCACCAGCTGACCGAGCCCTTCCGCACCGTCCGGGACGGCTGGGTGGCCTACTACCGGCAGCCCATCTTCTTGGCGGGCATGGGCCTGGCCTTCCTGTACATGACCGTGCTTGGATTCGACTGCATCACCACGGGCTACGCCTACACGCAGGGCGTGAACGGCTCGGTGCTCAGCCTGCTGATGGGCGCCTCGGCCGTGTCGGGGATCTGCGGCACGGTGGCCTTCACGTGGTTCAGGAAGAGGTGCGGCCTGATCCGGACGGGCTTCCTCTCGGGCGCGGCCCAGCTCTCCTGCCTCCTGCTCTGCATCCTGTCCGTCTTCGCGCCCGGGAGCCCCTTCGACCTCAGCGTCTCGCCCTTCCACGAAGTCGTCAGCCAACTGATGGGGGGGGACGGTTCCCTGGCCGAGGGGCACTCGACCCTGCCGGGCGCCCTCTCCACCAACGCCACCAACGCCACCaccgcccccaccgcccccacctccaccgCCGCTAACTACTGGTCCGTGGGCCTCCTTTTCTCCGGGGTCATTGCTGCTAGAGTCG GTCTTTGGTCCTTCGACTTAAGCGTGACTCAGCTAATCCAGGAAAACGTGATCGAGTCTGAGAGAGGCATCATTAACGGCGTCCAGAACTCCATGAACTACCTCCTGGACCTGCTGCACTTCATCATGGTCATCCTGGCGCCCAACCCGGAGGCTTTCGGCCTGCTCGTCATTCTCTCCGTCTCATTTGTCGCCATGGGTCACATGATGTACTTCAGGTTCGCCTACAAGAGCTTGGGAAGCCGGCTCTTCCTGTGCTGCTCGCCTGACCCCAAAAATAGGAAGGAGGACGCCCCGCTTCCCCCGGCGGTGTAA